One window of the Fundidesulfovibrio soli genome contains the following:
- a CDS encoding nucleotidyltransferase family protein: MQLDEAVILAGGLGTRLRSEVADLPKVMAPINGRPFLEYQLAHLAKKGFRRVILAVSYLRETVMEHFKSEFAGLRIDYSVEISPLGTGGGLRQALSQVEGAAAFAFNGDTYFDVDYAGMERQWLDASGAGVSMALRSLSDAKRYGMCRINNGRVVGFAAGGGNEPGFVNGGCYILPRDVFGGFSLPQTFSFEADFLEAHADSLRPMAFLESSDNFFIDIGVPETYRLAQGLFGRVGEFPKE, translated from the coding sequence ATGCAACTCGATGAAGCTGTGATTTTGGCGGGTGGCCTTGGAACCAGATTGCGTAGCGAAGTTGCCGACTTGCCCAAGGTGATGGCCCCGATAAACGGGAGGCCGTTTTTAGAATATCAGCTCGCACACTTGGCGAAAAAAGGATTCAGGCGGGTGATTCTGGCGGTTTCCTATCTTCGGGAAACGGTCATGGAACACTTCAAATCCGAATTCGCTGGGCTGCGTATAGACTATTCCGTGGAGATATCCCCCCTGGGGACCGGCGGGGGCCTCCGGCAGGCGCTTTCGCAGGTGGAAGGGGCAGCGGCCTTCGCATTCAATGGGGATACATACTTTGACGTGGACTATGCAGGCATGGAGCGCCAATGGCTCGACGCCAGCGGTGCGGGCGTCTCCATGGCGCTTAGGAGTTTGTCAGACGCCAAGCGCTACGGCATGTGTCGCATCAATAATGGGCGGGTGGTCGGATTTGCTGCTGGTGGCGGCAACGAACCCGGTTTTGTGAACGGAGGCTGCTACATCCTCCCCAGGGACGTGTTTGGAGGCTTCTCCCTGCCGCAGACATTCTCTTTCGAGGCAGATTTTCTGGAGGCTCATGCGGACTCGTTGCGTCCGATGGCCTTTCTGGAAAGCTCTGACAATTTTTTTATTGATATCGGTGTTCCTGAGACGTACCGGCTTGCGCAAGGATTGTTCGGCCGGGTCGGGGAATTTCCGAAAGAATGA
- a CDS encoding TylF/MycF/NovP-related O-methyltransferase, protein MDEYFPLSATPEFPIRRGRCVQEGYLRGVGLEFKNLREQIAADPDYQEAFQYASGRSILMLDRIMNLFLLIKYFLPRIPVGHIIEYGSYRGGSAFFMAALARKFLPQTHVFALDTFSGMPATDPAIDAHHAGDFANTNADEVRSAATAFGLTNLHVVPGLFQDTATQVLQQAGAISLAHIDCDIYHAVKYSYEASRAYMVNGGYLVFDDATASSCIGATEAVEDFVIRRDGLCSEQIYPHFVFRNFIG, encoded by the coding sequence ATGGACGAGTATTTTCCCCTGTCCGCAACTCCCGAATTTCCCATCCGGCGCGGCCGCTGCGTCCAGGAGGGATACCTGCGCGGCGTCGGGCTCGAATTCAAGAATTTGCGCGAACAGATTGCCGCCGATCCCGACTATCAGGAAGCTTTCCAATACGCCTCAGGCCGTTCGATCCTTATGCTCGACCGGATAATGAACCTGTTTCTCCTGATCAAATACTTCTTACCGAGAATTCCGGTGGGGCATATCATCGAATACGGCTCCTACCGTGGCGGATCAGCATTTTTCATGGCTGCCCTGGCGCGGAAGTTTCTCCCCCAAACGCATGTTTTCGCGCTGGACACCTTCAGCGGCATGCCAGCCACCGACCCCGCCATCGACGCACACCATGCCGGCGACTTCGCCAACACCAATGCAGACGAAGTCCGGTCTGCCGCGACCGCGTTCGGCCTAACCAACCTCCACGTGGTGCCCGGACTCTTCCAGGATACTGCCACGCAGGTGTTGCAGCAGGCGGGAGCGATTTCTCTGGCTCACATCGACTGCGACATCTACCACGCGGTCAAATACTCCTACGAGGCCAGCAGGGCCTACATGGTGAATGGTGGTTATTTGGTGTTTGACGACGCCACTGCATCCTCCTGCATCGGAGCCACCGAGGCCGTTGAGGATTTCGTCATCCGTCGCGACGGCCTGTGCTCCGAACAGATATACCCGCACTTTGTATTCCGGAACTTCATCGGATGA
- a CDS encoding B12-binding domain-containing radical SAM protein, translating into MKISLILATREGKGVGSANGLVPLGIGFIAASIKTSCPGVEVLLHESIEELLEAKPDIAGISAVTENYHLAIDFAKTIKDKLNIPIILGGVHISLQPLSLHEAFDIAVIGEGEQTIVELLKSYKAFNGFNFKALRDIDGLFFFQGGKPVQTRRRELIKNLDSLPVPDYKNLPFYSNTGCTHIFSARGCPYKCSFCASSRFFNNYRTNSIERVATQIEEFISDNVKHIVFFDDLFIAEKKRVAQLIELLKERDLLGKCTYSCQARTNLITDGVCELLVELGVKDCGLGVESFNDKILTYFNKKPVTAAINQRALDILHKHGIMANAGFIFGTPIETREDILLTLDKVLENVEAGKLHDIAWGALRPYPGTAVWDQAKTMGLVSDDMDWSRFDASRMGHELYMGTNVSVQELHTLVDEYRDKITAIKIRNNALQYLSGNMLLKNPPPFQALVPIKDAWIEDGARVMLSDFSEIASFSPGQCCLKFTIASTSLLEISGNLPAQLNIYIDGKLHDTLHIRDRQPISLTIATPERRTYTLRFECDKSCIPSELGDWLDSRSLSVMLYGFERHPLNEDQSIMSCDENLETSISRVASIQRLEKPLIQVSLPKCGTHMISNILRHFANMHKTPYDYTETYSREMLRDNPEVLATHKKIEERGGHTDGFTFAHLWWSPQALWLVRNSNIFLLLRHPKRYAASLITMLSSPTWANIIPWAQIARTHQLGHDDLFNLVLYGNEDNLYFPSLRESYINYCIKWLPRAQFVLDFDHFRSMVRALDTPAGDEFMLDFLHKCGIAYAEDWKERVRAGLSASCSKTASSNTTSLTPLQQELIDIQCADIYKYVGYTSII; encoded by the coding sequence ATGAAAATCTCATTAATTCTGGCTACTAGGGAAGGGAAAGGCGTTGGCAGCGCAAACGGGCTTGTTCCGTTGGGCATAGGATTTATTGCCGCCAGCATCAAAACGAGTTGTCCCGGCGTGGAGGTTCTCCTCCACGAGAGCATAGAGGAGTTGCTCGAAGCCAAGCCGGATATCGCCGGCATCAGTGCTGTTACTGAAAACTACCATCTGGCCATCGACTTTGCAAAAACCATCAAAGACAAGCTTAACATCCCCATCATCCTGGGCGGTGTCCATATATCGCTGCAGCCTCTATCGTTGCATGAGGCGTTTGACATCGCTGTTATCGGCGAGGGCGAACAAACCATTGTCGAACTGCTCAAGTCATACAAAGCATTCAACGGCTTCAACTTCAAAGCTCTTCGCGACATTGACGGGCTGTTCTTCTTTCAGGGCGGAAAACCCGTACAGACCCGGCGAAGGGAGCTCATCAAGAATCTTGACTCATTACCCGTCCCTGACTACAAGAATCTGCCATTCTACAGCAACACGGGATGCACGCATATCTTCTCGGCCCGCGGTTGCCCCTATAAATGTTCCTTCTGCGCCTCCTCTCGCTTTTTCAATAATTACAGGACAAATTCAATTGAAAGAGTCGCGACACAGATTGAGGAGTTCATATCGGACAATGTCAAGCACATCGTTTTTTTTGACGACTTGTTCATTGCCGAAAAAAAACGTGTCGCCCAATTGATCGAATTGTTGAAAGAAAGGGATCTCCTCGGCAAATGTACTTATTCGTGCCAAGCCAGGACCAATCTCATAACTGATGGAGTCTGCGAATTGCTCGTTGAACTGGGCGTCAAGGACTGCGGCCTTGGTGTCGAATCTTTCAATGATAAAATCCTCACCTACTTCAACAAGAAACCTGTTACTGCGGCCATAAATCAGAGGGCTCTCGATATCCTGCACAAGCACGGGATCATGGCCAATGCGGGTTTCATCTTCGGCACCCCCATCGAGACCAGGGAAGACATTCTGCTGACGCTGGACAAGGTTTTAGAAAATGTTGAAGCAGGCAAGCTCCATGACATAGCCTGGGGCGCCCTCAGGCCTTACCCTGGCACGGCAGTCTGGGATCAGGCCAAAACCATGGGTCTAGTATCAGACGACATGGACTGGTCTCGCTTTGACGCCTCTCGCATGGGGCACGAACTGTACATGGGGACAAACGTGAGCGTGCAGGAACTGCACACCCTTGTGGATGAATACCGCGACAAAATCACGGCGATCAAGATCCGAAACAATGCACTCCAGTACCTTTCAGGGAACATGCTTCTCAAGAACCCTCCTCCTTTTCAGGCTCTTGTGCCAATAAAGGACGCCTGGATTGAAGATGGCGCAAGGGTCATGCTCTCCGACTTTTCTGAAATCGCCTCATTCTCACCGGGGCAATGTTGTCTCAAATTCACCATCGCCTCTACTTCGCTGCTTGAAATCTCAGGCAACCTTCCGGCACAATTGAATATTTATATTGACGGCAAGCTACATGACACTCTGCACATTCGTGACAGACAGCCAATTTCATTAACAATTGCCACACCTGAACGCCGGACATACACTCTGCGTTTCGAATGCGACAAGTCATGCATTCCATCAGAACTTGGCGACTGGCTTGATTCACGTTCCCTATCTGTGATGCTTTACGGGTTTGAGCGTCACCCCTTGAACGAGGACCAGAGCATTATGTCGTGCGACGAAAATCTGGAGACATCAATATCTAGAGTCGCAAGCATCCAGAGACTCGAAAAGCCCCTGATCCAGGTGTCTCTTCCCAAATGCGGGACGCACATGATCAGCAATATCCTCCGCCACTTTGCCAACATGCACAAGACACCTTACGATTACACGGAAACCTACAGCAGGGAAATGCTTCGCGACAACCCCGAGGTTCTAGCCACACACAAAAAGATCGAAGAACGGGGCGGACATACTGACGGATTCACGTTTGCGCATTTGTGGTGGTCACCGCAGGCATTGTGGCTTGTACGCAATTCCAACATCTTTCTGCTGCTACGACATCCGAAAAGATATGCCGCGTCACTTATTACGATGCTCTCGTCACCAACTTGGGCCAACATCATCCCCTGGGCGCAAATTGCGCGCACCCACCAATTGGGACACGATGATCTTTTCAACCTCGTGTTGTACGGCAACGAGGACAACCTTTACTTTCCATCGCTACGTGAAAGCTACATCAACTACTGTATAAAATGGCTTCCCCGCGCACAATTCGTGCTCGACTTCGATCACTTCCGTAGCATGGTACGCGCTCTGGACACGCCTGCCGGGGACGAATTCATGTTGGACTTCTTGCATAAATGCGGCATCGCGTACGCTGAAGACTGGAAGGAGCGTGTCCGAGCCGGACTGTCTGCCAGTTGCAGCAAGACCGCGTCTTCGAATACAACTTCCCTGACCCCGCTCCAGCAGGAGCTGATCGACATCCAGTGCGCCGACATTTACAAGTACGTTGGCTATACAAGCATCATATAG
- a CDS encoding GHMP kinase encodes MKFYRSRAPLRLGLGGGGTDIPEYSSLHGGAILNATINRYAHATIEPCDKGAISFCSMDRCISSTFDCAPQLAVTPEHKLAIGVYNRIVRDYAHAPLSFKLTTAVDAPPGSGLGSSSTLVVAIIGAFCEWLQIPLGEYEIAQLAFDIERIDLGLSGGKQDQFAATFGGFNFMEFETNGNVLVNPLRVKQDTLRELEHNLLLVGTGVSRESAQIIDTQKGIMAEGDEQKLSALHEVKRAAYDMKRAVLTGDLDTLGRILRMSWESKKRTSDRISNPWLDSIISTSLDAGALGAKISGAGGGGYMMLYCPGVARYDVVKSLQAFDVTCLNVQFVEHGLVTWA; translated from the coding sequence ATGAAATTTTATCGATCACGTGCTCCATTGCGCCTCGGACTTGGCGGCGGTGGTACGGACATCCCGGAGTATTCCTCGCTGCATGGAGGCGCAATACTCAACGCGACCATCAACCGGTACGCCCACGCAACGATCGAACCCTGTGACAAGGGCGCCATCTCCTTCTGCTCCATGGATCGCTGCATCTCCAGCACATTCGATTGCGCCCCGCAACTTGCCGTGACTCCCGAGCATAAGCTGGCCATCGGCGTATACAACCGCATCGTCAGGGACTACGCGCATGCTCCGCTCTCCTTCAAGCTGACCACCGCGGTTGACGCGCCGCCAGGCTCCGGCCTCGGCTCTTCTTCCACATTGGTTGTGGCAATAATCGGTGCCTTCTGCGAATGGCTGCAGATCCCCCTCGGAGAATACGAAATCGCCCAACTCGCCTTCGACATCGAGCGCATTGACCTGGGCCTCTCCGGCGGCAAGCAGGACCAGTTCGCCGCCACGTTCGGGGGGTTCAATTTCATGGAGTTCGAGACCAACGGAAACGTGCTGGTCAACCCGCTGCGCGTCAAACAGGATACTCTGCGAGAACTGGAACACAACCTATTGCTAGTAGGCACCGGAGTCAGTCGGGAATCGGCGCAGATCATCGACACCCAGAAGGGGATCATGGCCGAGGGCGACGAACAGAAACTCTCCGCTCTTCACGAGGTAAAACGCGCTGCATACGACATGAAGCGCGCCGTCTTGACGGGAGATCTGGACACGCTGGGGCGTATCCTACGCATGAGTTGGGAAAGTAAAAAGCGAACGTCAGACAGGATCAGCAACCCCTGGCTGGATTCGATAATTTCCACCTCGCTGGATGCCGGAGCCTTGGGCGCCAAGATATCCGGAGCTGGAGGCGGGGGATATATGATGCTTTACTGCCCGGGGGTGGCGCGGTACGACGTTGTCAAGTCGCTCCAGGCATTCGATGTCACGTGCCTGAACGTTCAATTCGTCGAACACGGCCTTGTGACTTGGGCGTAA
- a CDS encoding methyltransferase domain-containing protein has product MKECSKSIARRLQDSLFVRRYFVGHGLDLGGKPDPLALYAELFPLMRSVKTWDKEEGDAELLETVQDESVDFVHSSHCLEHLAEPRRGLAHWMRVLRPGGFLIVTVPDEDLYEQGHFPSTFNKDHKWTFTIHKCASWSTRSINVTELLAGLGQQAEIERIMLLNAGYRYHLPRYDQTLTPVAECGIEFIVRKRPLSEQESGGRRPPQDAVMGNEETVHFNQYRNDLETLKAANSDTPPFTDNRDISRA; this is encoded by the coding sequence ATGAAAGAATGCAGCAAATCCATAGCCAGAAGGCTCCAAGATTCATTATTCGTGCGACGCTATTTTGTCGGCCATGGCCTCGACCTGGGGGGAAAACCTGACCCGCTGGCGCTCTATGCGGAATTGTTCCCGCTCATGCGCTCAGTAAAAACCTGGGACAAGGAAGAAGGTGACGCCGAACTGCTTGAAACCGTCCAGGACGAAAGCGTGGACTTCGTTCACTCCAGCCATTGCCTAGAGCACCTGGCCGAACCGCGCAGAGGTCTCGCGCACTGGATGCGCGTGCTCAGGCCCGGCGGCTTCCTGATCGTCACAGTGCCCGACGAGGATCTCTACGAGCAAGGTCATTTTCCTTCCACCTTCAACAAAGACCACAAGTGGACCTTCACCATCCACAAGTGCGCTTCGTGGTCGACTCGCTCAATAAATGTGACGGAGTTGCTCGCAGGACTCGGACAGCAGGCCGAAATCGAACGCATCATGCTGCTGAACGCAGGCTACAGATATCATTTACCGCGATACGATCAGACTCTCACGCCCGTGGCCGAATGCGGCATAGAATTCATCGTGAGAAAACGCCCCCTGTCTGAACAAGAATCCGGTGGGCGTCGGCCACCTCAAGACGCTGTCATGGGGAATGAGGAAACCGTTCACTTCAACCAGTACCGTAATGACCTCGAGACATTAAAGGCGGCCAACAGTGATACCCCGCCTTTCACGGACAATAGGGACATAAGCCGTGCATGA
- a CDS encoding glycosyltransferase: protein MAKPQKTEKHQLRPSERSKGRKSPALVSTRPPLVFILGMHRSGTSLCSSILHKIGIDMVGADDPVKCDSNQEGHWERWEIMRLQDDILDALGRSWDSTDAMPCTWWRDPALHNYKQRLIDYLGSLNTQTPFGFKDPRALRLLPLWLELFNKLQIPFKIILCVRDPYQVASSLQQRNSIPVGTGLLLWLRHYGELFLNAHPLDWHIVNYDSWFQHPAETLENILAFLGISTNCSSYSVGQILRSTIISDLQHNTGKPHKQTIYSYVHSKLLHTGSSDPEKEAARNDLFLFFSQFQFINESISFTSPDAAPPQPATPVDDSVLVSSFTVHNDSISPGQTPRTSADSSSSPYERAHSEHLEGDISRLTSALLNKDTQFSQALSDLNAKRAELETLRNELASRRQEAEILSRSLKEKDEELNRYRSHAEELAGISQTEIEKLEQALEDAEQSRQLHLLDENALNDCYAQLEKLNAIYDEANQQLLKGRKEQEAAVARETTLRHDLAASNRHNAEMSSCLANLAQHLTGNQHPAASSGQILAALCKTLQAREAFTNRLLALVRWLGIQHKPLQQAIRNNFSQIRGFDPAAYVTINPDVAEAGIAPFTHYLNFGKTENRRCSWLFSDEYYRARHMPPGLAGPAFAHFLEHGLMQGVSPHPLFASDYYVSACPESTTCGLPPYEHFLAVGADQGLSPHPLFDAAYYREQYTEVCASGLAPFRHYLEVGENLGLRPLPIFDPHFYRSQHPELNSRSCGALEHFVTEGVDQNALPCAEFNLDFYLSWRSMDISEGVSPVRDFIDNFVVGGCRASTPETLMGMITEINGRTSVTRSSEPTASIVIPVHNQIFHTLLCLLSLARLDGSCDFEVIVVDDASTDPTHQLLGMIPWVKVLRNEVNQGFLRSCNLGAAGALGQYVVLLNNDTYVLPGWLNELICTFQNFPDVGLAGSMLLYPHGQLQEAGGIIWEDGSAWNYGRYEDPSRPEYNYLRNVDYCSGASLAIPKHLWVSLGGFDEHFAPAYGEDSDLAFRVRQKGRRVVYQPLSKLVHFEGISCGKSVNCGVKSYQQANALKLKTRWRSEIAPLGRSGVMPQITKDRCVLGRVLVIDACTPQPDQDAGSLTAFGLMRLLQHFGYKVTFIPEDNFAYIPRYTDDLRRLGIEVIHGPHHRTVQGFLEHEGDIFDLVVVFRMTVAARCMDTLRTHAPSAKLVFFTSDLHHIREIREAELRADDALMLSALETKVREMAVIGAADCTIVHSQYELEYLEKEAPNALVKLYGWCIPVPGSLAPFESTRDIVHLGGYRHPPNVDSALYFLQQIFPLVKQHLPDVKLYIVGSEPPADLLAQAREDVIVTGFVEDLTPYFTSARLSVAPLRYGAGIKGKVATSLSFGRPCVGTSVATEGMGLVDQEHVLVAEQPQDFADAVVRLYTDAALWERLSQAGLRFVMDNYSTKAAMRQVEDILRAVGCQLNRQ from the coding sequence ATGGCTAAACCGCAGAAGACTGAAAAGCACCAATTGAGACCTTCAGAACGGAGTAAAGGTCGGAAATCACCTGCTCTCGTCAGCACACGGCCGCCCCTTGTCTTCATTCTTGGTATGCACCGAAGTGGCACATCCCTTTGCTCCTCCATCCTGCACAAAATCGGCATCGACATGGTGGGGGCTGACGACCCTGTCAAATGCGACTCGAACCAGGAAGGGCACTGGGAGCGCTGGGAAATCATGCGTCTACAGGATGATATTCTAGATGCGCTCGGCAGATCTTGGGACAGCACCGACGCCATGCCCTGCACTTGGTGGCGCGACCCCGCACTTCATAACTATAAGCAACGACTGATCGATTACCTCGGTTCGCTGAACACGCAGACCCCCTTTGGCTTCAAAGATCCCCGCGCCTTACGCCTGTTGCCCCTCTGGCTGGAATTATTCAACAAGCTACAGATCCCTTTTAAAATCATCCTGTGCGTTCGAGATCCTTATCAAGTGGCGTCGTCGTTGCAACAACGCAACTCCATACCCGTCGGTACCGGACTTCTGCTCTGGCTGAGGCACTACGGCGAACTGTTTCTCAACGCACACCCCCTGGACTGGCACATAGTCAATTACGACAGTTGGTTCCAGCACCCAGCCGAGACTCTTGAAAACATCCTGGCGTTTCTTGGCATTTCCACGAATTGCTCCTCCTATTCTGTAGGACAGATACTGCGAAGCACGATCATCAGCGACCTGCAGCACAACACCGGGAAGCCTCACAAGCAAACTATTTATAGCTACGTCCACTCTAAATTGCTCCACACAGGCTCATCTGATCCCGAAAAGGAAGCCGCTCGCAACGATCTTTTCCTCTTTTTTTCTCAGTTCCAATTTATCAACGAGTCCATCAGCTTCACTTCCCCAGATGCCGCCCCTCCTCAGCCAGCCACTCCTGTCGATGATTCTGTGCTTGTTTCGTCTTTCACCGTGCATAATGATTCCATTTCGCCTGGGCAGACTCCAAGAACCTCAGCAGACTCTTCCAGCAGTCCGTATGAACGCGCCCATTCCGAGCACCTAGAAGGCGACATCAGCAGACTTACTTCGGCGCTCCTCAATAAAGACACACAATTTTCTCAAGCGCTCTCCGACCTTAACGCCAAAAGAGCTGAATTGGAGACACTCCGCAACGAACTAGCGTCACGGCGCCAGGAGGCGGAGATTCTCTCCCGGAGTCTGAAAGAAAAAGACGAGGAGTTAAACCGCTACCGCTCTCATGCGGAGGAGCTAGCCGGCATCAGTCAGACTGAAATTGAAAAATTGGAGCAGGCACTGGAGGATGCGGAGCAAAGTCGGCAACTCCATCTACTCGACGAGAACGCCCTGAACGATTGCTATGCCCAACTGGAGAAGCTGAATGCCATCTACGACGAGGCTAACCAACAATTGCTCAAGGGACGCAAGGAGCAGGAGGCCGCAGTCGCCAGGGAAACGACACTTCGTCACGATCTAGCCGCCTCAAACCGCCATAATGCGGAAATGTCATCCTGTCTGGCGAACCTCGCCCAGCACCTGACAGGAAATCAACACCCGGCAGCCAGTTCCGGCCAGATCCTTGCGGCCCTCTGCAAGACACTTCAGGCCCGGGAGGCCTTCACCAACCGCCTTTTGGCCCTGGTCCGCTGGCTGGGCATCCAGCACAAGCCCCTGCAACAGGCCATCCGAAACAATTTCAGCCAGATCCGAGGGTTCGACCCTGCGGCCTACGTCACTATCAATCCTGATGTGGCCGAAGCTGGGATCGCTCCTTTCACCCACTACCTTAACTTCGGCAAAACCGAGAACAGAAGGTGCTCCTGGCTGTTTTCCGATGAATACTACAGGGCTCGTCACATGCCGCCAGGCTTGGCTGGCCCCGCGTTCGCCCATTTTCTTGAACACGGCCTCATGCAAGGGGTAAGCCCGCATCCCCTTTTTGCGTCCGATTATTATGTGTCGGCATGCCCTGAGAGTACCACCTGCGGCCTCCCCCCCTACGAGCATTTCCTGGCAGTGGGGGCTGACCAAGGCTTGAGCCCCCATCCTCTTTTCGACGCGGCCTACTACAGGGAGCAGTATACCGAGGTTTGCGCGTCCGGACTTGCCCCTTTCCGTCATTACCTGGAAGTGGGGGAAAACTTGGGCCTGCGCCCGCTGCCCATATTTGACCCGCATTTCTACCGCAGCCAGCACCCCGAACTCAACTCACGGTCTTGCGGAGCCTTGGAGCACTTTGTCACTGAGGGGGTCGACCAGAACGCATTGCCCTGCGCCGAGTTCAATCTTGATTTCTACCTTTCCTGGCGGAGCATGGATATCTCCGAGGGCGTGTCCCCGGTGCGGGATTTCATTGACAACTTCGTGGTCGGAGGGTGCAGGGCGTCCACTCCGGAGACCCTCATGGGGATGATTACCGAGATCAATGGCCGCACCTCCGTAACACGTTCTAGCGAGCCGACAGCCTCCATCGTCATCCCTGTCCACAATCAGATATTCCACACCCTTCTGTGCCTGCTTTCGCTAGCCAGACTGGACGGAAGCTGCGACTTCGAGGTTATCGTCGTTGATGACGCCTCAACTGACCCCACACACCAGCTCCTCGGTATGATCCCGTGGGTGAAGGTTTTGCGCAATGAGGTGAACCAAGGCTTCCTCCGCAGCTGCAACCTGGGCGCGGCAGGAGCCTTGGGCCAGTATGTAGTTCTGCTTAACAACGACACTTATGTATTGCCTGGTTGGCTCAATGAGTTGATCTGCACCTTCCAGAATTTCCCGGACGTTGGCCTCGCAGGCAGCATGCTCCTGTATCCTCACGGCCAACTTCAGGAAGCGGGCGGCATCATCTGGGAAGACGGTTCCGCCTGGAACTATGGCCGCTACGAAGACCCTAGCCGCCCCGAATACAATTACCTGCGCAATGTCGATTACTGTTCCGGGGCGTCACTGGCCATCCCCAAACATCTTTGGGTCAGCCTCGGCGGCTTCGACGAACACTTCGCCCCCGCCTATGGAGAAGATTCCGACCTTGCCTTCCGTGTTCGCCAGAAGGGTCGCCGGGTGGTGTATCAACCTCTTTCGAAACTTGTGCACTTCGAGGGGATCAGTTGCGGTAAATCGGTCAACTGCGGCGTTAAGAGCTACCAACAGGCGAATGCACTCAAGCTCAAGACGCGTTGGCGCTCTGAGATAGCTCCGCTGGGCAGGTCCGGCGTCATGCCGCAGATTACCAAGGACCGTTGCGTGCTTGGCCGCGTGCTGGTCATTGATGCGTGCACCCCCCAGCCAGACCAGGATGCCGGCTCATTAACCGCATTCGGCCTGATGCGTCTGTTGCAGCATTTCGGCTACAAAGTCACCTTCATCCCCGAAGACAACTTCGCCTATATTCCGCGATACACTGACGATCTGCGGCGTCTTGGCATCGAGGTGATACATGGCCCTCACCACCGTACTGTGCAGGGATTCCTGGAGCATGAGGGGGACATTTTCGACCTTGTCGTTGTGTTCCGCATGACCGTAGCTGCACGCTGCATGGACACCTTGCGTACGCACGCACCATCCGCCAAGCTGGTGTTCTTCACTTCCGACCTGCACCATATCCGTGAAATCCGTGAAGCCGAATTGCGTGCCGACGACGCGCTCATGCTGTCTGCGCTGGAAACCAAAGTCCGGGAAATGGCTGTAATCGGCGCAGCCGACTGCACCATTGTACACAGCCAGTACGAGTTGGAATACTTGGAGAAAGAAGCACCAAACGCACTGGTCAAGCTTTATGGATGGTGCATCCCAGTACCCGGCAGCCTGGCCCCCTTCGAATCAACACGGGATATCGTACACCTTGGCGGCTACCGTCATCCGCCCAACGTGGATTCCGCCCTGTACTTCCTGCAGCAAATATTCCCGCTCGTGAAGCAACACCTCCCCGACGTCAAGCTCTACATCGTTGGCAGCGAGCCTCCAGCGGATTTGCTCGCCCAGGCCCGCGAGGATGTCATCGTCACCGGCTTCGTGGAAGACCTCACGCCTTACTTTACCTCCGCCAGGCTCAGTGTCGCCCCTTTGCGCTACGGAGCCGGTATCAAAGGCAAGGTTGCCACCAGCCTCAGCTTTGGCCGCCCCTGCGTCGGCACGTCGGTGGCGACGGAAGGCATGGGACTCGTGGACCAGGAGCATGTGCTGGTCGCGGAACAACCTCAGGATTTCGCCGACGCCGTCGTGCGTCTCTATACCGATGCCGCGCTTTGGGAGCGTCTTTCCCAGGCTGGATTGCGTTTTGTGATGGACAACTACTCAACAAAGGCAGCAATGCGACAGGTGGAAGACATTCTGCGCGCAGTAGGCTGCCAGCTTAACAGGCAATAG